Below is a genomic region from Amyelois transitella isolate CPQ chromosome Z, ilAmyTran1.1, whole genome shotgun sequence.
ttgcaacatACCGGCGTTACtgcaaaatgtttttatttctgacGTCTGTCATACGAGAATTGCAGATAAATCCGACAAAGATAACGTATTAAATAGAGTATATACCACGAATAAACGCAAAATTATGATTTGTTGCtgcatcgtgaggaaacctatgTACATTCAAGCAAATGGGTGTGCTATCATAATCCAATATGCGTTAGGTTCCCTTGCACAGTTTACTGATCTCAGAAGTCGTTTCGCCTAAAAATAtgtctcacccaatccaggttcAAAGCCAAAAGTGCACCCCCAGGTTCCTTTCCAAAGATGGTATGTAACCAGACCATCAtcagtgaaaaaaaataaatcaaatcaaatgcaagcatcttataaataaaaacattcttCGCTCAGATCTAGATTTTACACACGACTTAGTACCGATTCTTTTCATTGCGGTCGTCTAGAATACAATTACAACTGCAAATAGGTCAGTTCACACTTCCTGCAAATGGAAATTTCAACAAAAGGACAAACAGGAAGTCATTCCTGTCTTACGGGCGTGTTGACAGGCTGATATGGCCCGCTCCGTACTGACTCAACTCCTACAAATGGTTTTACGAGGATGGCCGAGCCagtcaattttcttttgataaaaaaaccaCCACGTGCGAGTCGATTTATGTATAGCAAAATGTTGAAAGAATCCTTACTAATATGATAAATGCGAAATTGagttgtttgttacctcttcacagtTAAGCCAATGATCCGTACTGCATGaatttttaagtacatatagTGTGTATAGTTCGTAGAAAATTtacccggtaaaaactaaaataaccatgggatttttttaatattgataggTGAGTACAGCCATTACTTGAAAAATTTATAGGTggggttttatttttatcacactGTACATCGGAGTGAGTAGTTCTTATTTGGAATAAAATCCGTATGTCCAAAtaattcgaaatgaaaaacaataaaaaaaaatatccaaacaGTTCGTAGAACTAGATGAAATATAAGATTTATATTCATGTAAAAATGGTCTGGCATCTAAGTATAATCCATTGTGTTCCATACTGTTGCTTCTTTTTTAGCGCAGTATATGAAAGtcaataaaggaaaataaacttgggattcttattttaggcgatgtaccattatttttctcattggagcgatggactagcaatctatctgattttattgtttaattagcAATTCagcagataaaaaaataattatattttgtactatATCATCACGAAACTGTTATTTCACAATACTTTGATTTCGATGCAGTAATTTAacatataaactttaaaattaaaaataacgttttgttttactttattgCCTTACtacttttcaaaaattatctTATGGGTGGAAGGAAAGTATAGCTCGAAATAAATTGGATTATCCAATGTCAATGACTTTATGAGGGCGCCGGTCAGGCAGGATCATCGTCTTGCAGAACATAATGACTTAAGGAAAATAGATACATACTAACGTAGGTTAAATTATCTATCAAAATACTGAAGTATACTATTGTTATATATAATCGTAATAGTTATTTAGTGacgtgtggtgcccggcaccaataaagaaTTGAATAGGACAAGTTTtcaagttggctctgtctaccccgcaagggaaagataatatatatatgtatgtaatttagtTATACATTTGATGTATTGAataattgatatattttaaaaaacagattaattttaagtaataacttattctaaaacaaattaagCTATAAACGATAATGGATTGAACATTGAACATGCAAGGAGAAGACCAAAACGTGTCAATTAATATagtaataattacatacatacatatatagtcacgtctatatcccttatggggtagacagagccagtaacgttcagctgctcggcttaatgatggaattgagatccaaatagtgacaggttgctagcccatcgcctaaaaaaaaggatcgcaattttataagcctatcccttagtcgccttttatgacatccatgggaaagagatggagtggtcctattcttttttgtattggtgccgggaaccacacggcacgtagtAGTATAATTACGTAGTAGTATAATAAcatagtaataatttattttcgacATAAGTTACCTACTACAAATTTCACACGCCTCAACTATTTTAGTAAATACACTAACCAAATTTTCGATTCAAATCCAACCTAACGATAAAGGTGGTTATCTTTAATATTGCTGGCAATTTCAGCCTCCCAGCGGTCGCCGTTGAAGAGCAACTTTTCTTTGTTGTACAAAAGTTCTTCATGGGTTTCGGTGCTGTATTCGAAATTGGGGCCTTCCACAATGGCGTCGACAGGGCAGGCCTCTTGGCAGTATCCGCAGAAAATGCATTTGGTTAAATCGATATCGTAGCGTGTAGCCCGGCGGGATCCGTCGCTCCTTTCTTCAGCGTCGATGGTGATAGCCTGCGCCGGGCATATTGCCTCGCATAGTTTGCATGCGATGCACCGCTCCTCTCCCGAAGGATATCTACGTAAAGCGTGCTCACCCCTGAATCGAGGAGAGAGAGGACCTTTCTCGAACGGATAGTTTATAGTTGCCGGTTCTTTGAACACGTGTCCTAGAGTGACTGCGAAGCCTAAAAATCAAGGGTTCAATGAAACATGgcatcattaaatattttcaggtTAGGCTAAAAGCCAATTTTGAGTACAAAGTTGGTGTAACTCAGTTTATACAAAGAGCATCGATAACAAACATTTCAAAGTGAACTGTAATGTcgtcaaacaaacaatatcatTTCAAGGTTCcatcacaaaaaaataccCAGATCCATTTCATAATGATTAAGCTGTTgtacaataaacaaattaccTTTGTATGGGGAACGCGGAAATGAGCAATTCCCTGGGCAACGGAATTCGAAAGCAAAGTTGCTGATAAATAAGTGGCCATGACATGCATAGCTATTACATGTATCCTCACCGGAGTACATATTTGTAAAAGAGTGTAGTCCTAGCATTAtaaactcaaattaaattttttaacaatgagTTTATAATGCCAATAACATTAAACATCACATGATGATTGATGTACTAAGGTACTACTATTTTAGTTGCAGCAAGTAGATACGATAATACCCAAAACCGTCGCTTTCATGAAGATAATGATGAATTTTGATGAAGCGATAGAAGTAAAAGGGATCGTGGAAAGATTTAGTATAGAGGTACCCCTCTGGAAAAGCGGCGCCTGGAGAACCTAAACTCGTATTCGAGCATGattacatatccagttgcctgaatgtgcaggtttccttacgatgttttccctcactgtaagagAATCGGATAATATTCAAACTACGTATATATTAGTTTCAGCGATGGTTATTATCTGGTCTTGAAAGTAAATAATACTGCACAATCAAATCTAAACCGAACATCTAACTTGTACGGAGCTATTAGTAGTGCTCCTGAAGTTTCAGGGAGTTCAGTGTTTCCGAGACGACCTACATTTCCTAAAACTTTGTGCATTGCGATAGCCATCCACAATATATTTCTTAGAGTTAAATAGAAGATATAActtgaataaattttcaacTCGGTGCGAATGTGCGATGTCCACAGAAAATGCTTAACATGATACATTTACTGTCACTTTCATGGCGTAAAGATACCTCAAAAGTATAAGTGAGCTCAAATATTGTAACCaaaagtcaaatatttttatgctttTCTGCCAATTTATAATtcactttttttaagtatacaGTGCGAAAGCTACGCCCAAAAATGAAAACATCGAATAGACTTCTCGGCTCCGTGACGCATTCAACTCTCTTGTCAGAGAGGCATGCTCCCGGTTTTATATTCCGGTTGCTCCAGTTCGTTTACCAATTTTtctgattatttatatatttgctaTCATAAAATACTGTAAATTCAAGTTAACATTCCACTTAGAAATTTAGGTCAAGCCCAGCTAAATGTAATTGATTAAAACAATGTGATTTGTGATAACATAGCCACTAGGGCGGCTTTGGAAGTTCCATGTGTCCTAGAAAGCCATATGAAGTAACCGCAAAGCTGTGTATTTGGTTGGGTGTTGAAATCCCGTGGCTCATCCCTaaactttatttgttaaacatacatatccaTAAATATCAACCTTATTCGAATGAACGCTTCTGTGGCAACGTAGGTTCCTAATTTATACTGACAGTTCTTATATTAtgctattaataaattaaataaacgattttttttttaccgtaTTACTCAGACTCTTTCGAAAAGGAGCTCTTAAGCTCTTCTCTGTGATTGTCGCAAGTCCATGAACTTGTTTAGATTATAATTACCTAGGGTGATCAAGAGGGACTCGGAGGCCAGACAAGTTGTCGGACCTCAGGGCCCcgaattaattttcttacagTAATTACCTCGAACAAGCTCCGTCCAAAACCAAATTTGAGTAGCACGGTCAAAGAAGTCTCTCAAAGTCGTGGTAGGCGGCTGATCGTTCACGTAAACCCAATTAACGTCGTATTTAGTTCTGGGGCAGCAGTAGTGAGGAGGACACATTGGCGGAGGgcacggcggcggcggcggcgggcagGGCGGGCACGGCGGGATAGGGGGACACTCCGGGACGCATGGATTTGTATCTCCTGCAAATCTAACTGCATGATGTGGCCAAATAGAAGGTCTATTGAATAAGAAAAACTTGAGACCAACACGTTTTATTGTATTCATTTTGTCATAGATTTTGACAActtcaaaacataaataacgtAATCATACCTATTTTGTCAGTTAAGTATGATCTGAGGTTACGATTCTACGAAAGATTGTAGATTCTAATTAGGTAATTCCTTAACCTTCAGTTCTGATTCGGTTTGTTTCCTGAAGCTGTTTCTAATTAATTGTTTGACtcccttatttttaaaatcgatgGAATGaggattaattaaaaaatgtccGAGAAGCAACGACAGAAAGCCGCATTATCTCACATGTTCCATTCCAATAAATTGTccaattttaaagtattaagCCTAATCTTGAGCTACGTTAAAGCGATTACAGTTTAGTTAAAGTCTCAGATATTTACTTCAAATTTCATGAActcgtaaaaaattaaatattacacaTCGAACTGAAATGAGCgccaattcaaattcattgattttaaacaatacaaaatgtatttttatcctCAATCATTTAATTTGCCGTATAgtgattatttattcataaaagtgaTTGTGTCCCAGATCGCAGTCTACTGTTCCAATGACATTTCACGCAAATAGATCTCACACGTACGCCTTTGTATGACTAGACCACAATCTCCTTGACTAGACCTTAGTTAATCTAAATATACTATTTACACTTTTGGAATGGGTCAACTTGCTGAAAATAGAATGTTTGCATCCAATGTCAAGTTACTTTTAGTTGTGTTACTATGTAAGTTGAAATAAGCACTCAAGTCGGTTTTCATGTTTATTCAGTAGTCTGCCGTctgcaaaatttatttataattttgacgcTGATTACTTCTAAATATGCATAGTTTGTAGATTTTTGTTGACCAACAAGTATTACAGAGTTTGGTTTTTCGATAAAATTCGAAGTGTTGTTAGAGtaggtaaaatattaaaagatataatatgGGATTAAAACGTTTAGACTAAAACACTGTCTCCCTTAAAGGTTTGAATATCATTGCGTTTTTTACTActattgtacaaaattataatattattttatattgagattcagatagtgacaaaATCTTGCCCACTGCAtgaagaaagtaaaaaatatataataagggTTATATATAAAAGCCATGTTTCCCATGATTCTCACAATCTGCGCTAAAGAAACCACTGGCAGACCATCTGACAAAATAGCAAATACCATATAAAATagctaaataatttttaaatagcaATGAATTGTTGTCTGCACACATATCAAAGATGTCGCCTCGTCACGTGTTTGGTGTCGTCGTTAGCTGGTCGTTATGCTAATAGCTCCCATACTCCCATACCCTAATGCGTATTATATACCCACCCCACGTATGAATcgattcaaaatttttacaactACGTAATGTGTAATGCATATTGTGAAAGATATTGTTAGCGGCTAAATGATAAATTGGTGTTTTGACACTCCAATGTGTTGGTAAGAGTTGATAATTGTAACAAGTTCATTTTCTCTAACAGCGCAACCTTGATTGTCTCCCTTAAAAACGTCTTTAGTGTCcctttagttatttattatttacctcCTATTCTAGAAGCGGCTGTAATTACACAAGGTAGAAGTGCTTATTCCCTTAGgcgttttatataatatgatttataaAAGAGACGTAGTGGTCCTGTTGTCAAGAGCCGGAAATCACAAAGCACATTAATTCACCGACAGTACTGTAAACTGACGAATTAAATTTTCGAAGTGGCAGTGAAATCCGCACCAAGCGGATAAACCGAGTGTTAGAGGCGAAAAGCAACTTTGTTTGCTGCGTATGCACTGACTGCCTGCTGTCATTCAATTTGCAAAGCTTTGTGCAccaaatttatacatttatttatatattataggcCAGCGGGATCCAATAATAAAAGATGATTCAAAGtgtatatacttaataaaggAACCGACTAAGACATTACAGCCTTATTgttgattatattttctttttcgcaagttattaatataatcttaagaattaagaaaaaatgtaataataaccTTAAGGTAAAACAGGAAAAAGTCGAACATGgaat
It encodes:
- the LOC106133770 gene encoding NADH dehydrogenase (ubiquinone) 23 kDa subunit-like — protein: MNTIKRVGLKFFLFNRPSIWPHHAVRFAGDTNPCVPECPPIPPCPPCPPPPPPCPPPMCPPHYCCPRTKYDVNWVYVNDQPPTTTLRDFFDRATQIWFWTELVRGFAVTLGHVFKEPATINYPFEKGPLSPRFRGEHALRRYPSGEERCIACKLCEAICPAQAITIDAEERSDGSRRATRYDIDLTKCIFCGYCQEACPVDAIVEGPNFEYSTETHEELLYNKEKLLFNGDRWEAEIASNIKDNHLYR